One Methanolinea sp. DNA window includes the following coding sequences:
- the minD gene encoding cell division ATPase MinD — MVRVITFASGKGGTGKTTATVNIGTCLAEFGKNTIIMDADIGMANLGLALGLEDVPVTLHEVLAGKAHIHDAIYEGPAGVKVVPSGISLQGFQQANPELLKDALKDLVEVCDFLLIDAPAGISRDGIIPLAVADDVILVVNPELSSIVDALKTKILTEVIGGHVFGVIVNRAGIERSEVMTQKMEKVLGVRVIGTVPEDPNIRKATSYKTPVVIKFPASPASVAFRNIAAELAGIPTEQREGIGRESFIDRFSKVLFRGKK, encoded by the coding sequence ATGGTCCGGGTCATCACTTTTGCGTCCGGAAAGGGGGGGACCGGGAAGACAACTGCTACCGTGAACATCGGGACGTGCCTTGCCGAGTTCGGGAAGAACACGATCATCATGGACGCCGATATCGGGATGGCGAACCTCGGCCTCGCCCTCGGGCTCGAGGATGTCCCCGTGACGCTCCACGAGGTCCTCGCGGGCAAAGCCCACATCCATGACGCGATATACGAAGGCCCTGCCGGCGTGAAGGTCGTCCCGAGCGGGATTTCGCTGCAGGGGTTCCAGCAGGCAAACCCCGAGCTCCTCAAGGACGCGCTCAAGGATCTCGTCGAGGTCTGCGACTTCCTCCTGATCGATGCCCCGGCCGGGATCAGCCGGGACGGCATCATCCCCCTCGCGGTCGCCGACGACGTCATCCTCGTCGTGAATCCCGAGCTCTCCTCCATCGTGGACGCCCTCAAGACCAAGATCCTCACGGAGGTCATCGGGGGGCACGTCTTTGGCGTCATCGTCAACCGGGCGGGGATCGAGAGGTCCGAGGTGATGACCCAGAAGATGGAGAAGGTCCTCGGCGTCAGGGTGATCGGGACGGTTCCCGAGGACCCCAACATCAGGAAGGCAACGTCCTACAAGACTCCCGTGGTGATCAAGTTCCCCGCGTCGCCCGCGTCGGTCGCGTTCAGGAACATCGCGGCGGAACTCGCGGGCATCCCGACGGAACAGAGGGAGGGGATCGGCCGGGAGAGCTTCATCGACCGGTTCTCGAAGGTGCTGTTCAGGGGGAAGAAATGA
- a CDS encoding roadblock/LC7 domain-containing protein, with translation MMLKQILNEFLKIDGVSAAVVVGRDGFVIESATTGKMDIDALGAMASTGLGTSEAMGKELGKGELRQMIVELEQGPILMSLLSPEEMIAIVASNEANVGRIRYELKKNKERLVAAL, from the coding sequence ATGATGCTGAAACAAATTTTAAACGAATTTTTGAAGATCGACGGGGTGTCTGCGGCGGTCGTGGTGGGTCGGGACGGGTTCGTGATAGAGAGTGCGACGACGGGGAAGATGGACATCGACGCACTGGGGGCGATGGCGTCGACGGGGCTAGGGACGTCTGAAGCGATGGGAAAGGAGCTTGGGAAGGGGGAACTCCGGCAGATGATTGTCGAGCTCGAACAGGGCCCGATCCTCATGTCCCTCCTCTCCCCCGAGGAGATGATCGCGATCGTCGCATCCAACGAGGCGAACGTGGGGAGGATCCGGTACGAACTGAAGAAGAACAAGGAACGGCTCGTGGCCGCACTCTGA
- a CDS encoding roadblock/LC7 domain-containing protein: MKFPRGTYIGVARDPLTDAASGGTKPFSGRVEVLTATGAGLFLVREGEVIAACYREKGRELHGKEALAYVMGGRGGDALEARFIQYRYGPEELALALELCSERGLSVGAKGAPAPSPGTRLDEKALQRLAGLRGVRAVIAFFEGFPVQTAGTGDFEKIAALGEDFMRSAAKVAGEIELFGLEQVTVEGPGGVCLFARDGDLSFCVLADRTAHLGMIRLALGTVRKEMFHGVGGDTIT, from the coding sequence ATGAAATTTCCAAGGGGCACGTACATCGGCGTCGCGAGAGACCCCCTCACCGATGCCGCATCGGGCGGGACGAAACCTTTCTCCGGGAGGGTGGAGGTCCTCACCGCGACGGGGGCCGGGCTCTTCCTCGTGAGGGAAGGCGAGGTCATCGCGGCGTGTTACCGGGAGAAGGGCAGGGAGCTTCACGGCAAGGAAGCCCTCGCCTACGTCATGGGGGGCAGGGGGGGAGATGCCCTCGAGGCGCGGTTCATCCAGTACAGGTACGGCCCGGAGGAGTTGGCCCTCGCCCTCGAGCTCTGCTCGGAAAGGGGGCTTTCCGTCGGCGCAAAGGGTGCACCGGCCCCTTCCCCGGGGACGAGGCTCGACGAGAAGGCCCTCCAGCGGCTCGCCGGGCTCCGGGGGGTCCGGGCAGTCATCGCGTTCTTCGAGGGGTTCCCCGTCCAGACGGCGGGGACCGGGGACTTCGAGAAGATCGCGGCGCTGGGAGAGGATTTCATGAGGAGCGCGGCGAAGGTCGCGGGGGAGATCGAGCTCTTTGGGCTGGAACAGGTGACCGTCGAGGGGCCGGGGGGTGTGTGCCTCTTTGCCCGCGACGGTGACCTCTCCTTCTGCGTCCTCGCCGACAGGACCGCGCACCTCGGGATGATAAGGCTCGCGCTCGGCACCGTCCGCAAAGAAATGTTTCATGGTGTGGGGGGAGATACTATCACCTGA
- a CDS encoding ATPase, T2SS/T4P/T4SS family, with amino-acid sequence MTSDSKKKGLFDSLFGKKEGKREGEAGKAGGATDVNLPSKGERPDLQGLMERIGLAQRGDGGPAEKPAGTTAPPETPLAGRETPGQFPQAAEAPPPAEKGREVEREGRPVRPPTFAPAKKSTEPSGKEPRKEQGKGTEKEPVISVEDIDDLSGLILPKGATFTIDEIRLPPKSDIFKFKGTGDLAGAKDLGKADLLDTGIKKVTEAASEVQREQGVGSILAKLNPLNVIHRPPVEYNPRTHGPLVDLTFRPRPGVELIEVYPVNEPYAYVRITYDNATHEYFYEVLEPKLTPAENALFLDIKERIFERLDINTQNVADEIAKKTLRDVTDEIIRDYGITLSPVQREKILYAMYKEFLGNGMIDAVMHDRYIEDISCDGVNTNLFVFHNRYESMRTNLVYRSAEELDSFVIKLAQRAGKYISISEPMLDATMSDGSRIQMTLGSEVTAHGSTYTIRKFKDEPITPTDLIEWRTFSPLSIAFFWLAVESGKSCIFAGGTASGKTTSLNAISLFIPPLAKIVTLEDTRELKLPHPNWIPSITRTSFDASGKGEIDMYELLRAALRQRPEYILVGEVRGKEALTLFQAMSTGHVTYSTMHADSVASIVHRLENPPLNVPRNMLSALDLISVQVQARVGGQRIRRNKQIIEILDIDPRTNELITNEVFRWHPATDEITYSGKSYVLEEIMESRGWDEERMKEELKMRQEVLEWMRIKKIRHFRDVSKILVQYFRDPARTIEMVRADLYGEP; translated from the coding sequence ATGACATCTGACTCAAAAAAGAAAGGACTGTTCGACTCCCTTTTCGGGAAAAAGGAGGGGAAAAGGGAAGGAGAAGCGGGGAAGGCAGGCGGAGCCACCGATGTGAATCTCCCCTCGAAGGGTGAGAGGCCTGACCTCCAGGGCCTTATGGAGAGGATCGGGCTTGCGCAACGGGGAGACGGCGGCCCCGCGGAAAAGCCAGCCGGAACGACCGCACCCCCGGAAACCCCGCTGGCCGGCAGGGAGACTCCCGGCCAGTTCCCGCAGGCGGCGGAGGCACCTCCTCCCGCGGAAAAAGGGAGGGAGGTAGAGAGGGAAGGCCGTCCGGTCCGCCCCCCCACCTTCGCGCCTGCGAAAAAGAGCACTGAACCCAGCGGGAAAGAACCGCGGAAGGAGCAGGGCAAGGGGACCGAGAAGGAGCCAGTTATCTCCGTCGAGGACATCGACGACCTCTCGGGGCTCATCCTCCCGAAGGGCGCGACCTTCACGATCGACGAGATACGGCTCCCCCCGAAGAGCGACATTTTCAAGTTCAAGGGTACCGGCGACCTCGCCGGGGCAAAGGACCTCGGGAAGGCCGACCTGCTCGACACGGGTATCAAGAAGGTCACGGAGGCCGCGTCCGAGGTACAGAGAGAGCAGGGAGTGGGGAGCATCCTCGCGAAGCTCAACCCGCTGAACGTGATCCACAGGCCCCCCGTGGAGTACAACCCGCGGACGCACGGCCCGCTCGTCGACCTCACGTTCCGCCCGCGCCCCGGGGTGGAGCTGATCGAGGTGTACCCGGTGAACGAGCCCTACGCGTACGTCCGGATCACCTACGACAACGCGACCCACGAGTACTTCTACGAGGTCCTCGAACCCAAGCTCACGCCGGCCGAGAACGCGCTCTTCCTCGACATCAAGGAGCGGATCTTCGAGAGGCTCGATATTAACACGCAGAACGTCGCCGACGAGATCGCGAAGAAGACCCTCCGCGACGTGACCGACGAGATCATCCGGGATTACGGGATCACGCTCAGCCCCGTCCAGAGGGAGAAGATCCTCTACGCGATGTACAAGGAGTTCCTCGGCAACGGGATGATCGATGCCGTGATGCACGACAGGTACATCGAGGACATCTCCTGCGACGGCGTGAACACGAACCTCTTCGTCTTCCACAACCGGTACGAGTCCATGCGGACGAACCTCGTGTACAGGAGCGCCGAGGAACTCGACTCCTTCGTGATCAAGCTCGCCCAGCGCGCGGGGAAGTACATCTCGATCTCCGAACCCATGCTCGATGCAACCATGAGCGACGGGTCGCGCATCCAGATGACGCTCGGGTCCGAGGTGACCGCGCACGGGTCGACCTACACCATCAGGAAGTTCAAGGACGAGCCGATCACGCCGACCGACCTCATCGAGTGGCGCACGTTCTCACCCCTCTCCATCGCGTTCTTCTGGCTCGCCGTCGAGAGCGGGAAGTCCTGCATATTCGCGGGCGGCACCGCGTCGGGAAAGACGACCTCGCTCAACGCGATCTCGCTCTTCATCCCGCCGCTCGCGAAGATCGTCACCCTCGAGGACACCCGGGAGCTCAAGCTCCCCCACCCGAACTGGATCCCGAGCATCACGCGGACGTCCTTTGACGCCTCGGGGAAGGGCGAGATCGACATGTACGAGCTCCTCCGCGCCGCGCTGCGGCAGAGGCCCGAGTACATCCTCGTCGGCGAGGTGAGGGGGAAGGAGGCGCTCACCCTCTTCCAGGCAATGAGCACGGGGCACGTCACGTACTCGACGATGCACGCGGACTCGGTGGCGAGCATCGTCCACAGGCTGGAGAACCCGCCCCTGAACGTCCCGAGGAACATGCTCTCGGCCCTCGACCTCATCTCGGTCCAGGTGCAGGCCCGGGTAGGGGGCCAGAGGATCCGGCGGAACAAGCAGATCATCGAGATCCTCGACATCGACCCGAGGACGAACGAGCTGATCACGAACGAGGTATTCCGGTGGCACCCCGCGACGGACGAGATCACGTACTCGGGCAAGTCCTACGTCCTCGAGGAGATCATGGAGTCGAGGGGGTGGGACGAGGAGAGGATGAAGGAAGAGCTCAAGATGAGGCAGGAAGTCCTCGAGTGGATGCGCATCAAGAAGATCAGGCACTTCCGTGACGTGAGCAAGATCCTCGTCCAGTACTTCCGCGACCCGGCGCGGACAATCGAGATGGTCAGGGCCGACCTGTACGGGGAGCCATGA
- a CDS encoding type II secretion system F family protein, protein MNSWERLAFRLFGKFAEERRDKYAALRSDLVTARMKVPFEVYLSTAYLSSFTAGAVASVVLGLVTYIFNIPSMIKYHGAVPEFMLFISQYSLIIGTVLAVVISFVVVGGITFLVFLVYPSIVAGNRRRNIDATLPYAINYITAMSTAGIPPAEIFRQLGNSPMYGESAVEARFIAMEIDLFGRDLLDALRLISATTPSLRMKEFLQGAMGCISAGSSLTEYFRTKAEQYSLENRQTQKLFLDTLGLISESYVTAMVAGPLFLIILQSIMSILSKSSQPIFLYIIIYMIIPFGSLMFVILISSMTPEG, encoded by the coding sequence ATGAACAGCTGGGAACGCCTCGCGTTTCGGTTATTCGGGAAGTTCGCGGAGGAGAGGAGGGACAAGTACGCGGCACTCCGCAGCGACCTCGTCACCGCGCGGATGAAGGTTCCCTTCGAGGTCTACCTCTCGACCGCGTACCTGAGCTCGTTTACCGCCGGCGCGGTCGCGTCGGTCGTCCTCGGTCTCGTCACGTACATTTTCAACATCCCCTCCATGATCAAGTACCACGGGGCCGTCCCGGAGTTCATGCTCTTCATCTCGCAGTACAGCCTGATCATCGGGACGGTCCTCGCGGTCGTCATATCCTTCGTGGTCGTCGGGGGGATCACCTTCCTCGTCTTCCTCGTGTACCCGAGCATCGTCGCGGGGAACCGCCGCAGGAACATCGACGCGACCCTCCCCTACGCGATCAACTACATCACCGCGATGTCCACGGCCGGCATCCCGCCCGCCGAGATCTTCCGGCAGCTCGGGAACAGCCCGATGTACGGCGAGAGCGCGGTCGAGGCACGCTTCATCGCGATGGAGATCGACCTCTTCGGGAGGGACCTCCTCGACGCGCTCAGGCTGATATCGGCAACGACGCCGAGCCTCCGGATGAAGGAGTTCCTGCAGGGGGCGATGGGGTGCATCTCGGCGGGGAGCAGCCTGACGGAGTACTTCAGGACGAAGGCCGAGCAGTACTCCCTCGAGAACAGGCAGACGCAGAAGCTCTTCCTCGACACCCTCGGCCTCATCTCGGAGTCCTACGTCACCGCCATGGTGGCAGGACCCCTCTTCCTCATCATCCTCCAGTCGATCATGTCGATCCTCTCGAAGTCTTCCCAGCCCATCTTCCTCTACATCATCATCTACATGATCATCCCCTTCGGGAGCCTCATGTTCGTCATCCTCATCAGCTCCATGACGCCGGAGGGGTGA
- a CDS encoding type II secretion system F family protein: protein MDLRDRIRDSVLGRAGGGEKGKAGGGAEPAGGEKERARAASEPAPREAQPGGQEQGPLSSLPGKKRGGVDLSPSEIGRFAREQEEILRKLEKAKAERSGIMRVIKHPVEVLLEKPLNILIVSLPASLIVFVVGTALAIKQYGMGVLFSTTLVDDVVVLSILVAIVPLAVMDIRESRRIKNLEEALPNFFRDLAGMNDSGMTLPNAVHLVAQGEYSTLTPFIRRLDNEMSWNVTFIEAIQRFRARLGTPLADRSIDLIAKASMAGGDVSEILRAAARDTYEVLALRTERRNNMLIYVIIVLISFLVFVFVIFILVSTFLSTMATAGSAAASAGAGAASFIGAIDLFFYKRLFSHAAMIQGIFSGLVAGQMGEGRVTAGLKYSATMLVIAWVIFRFMIA, encoded by the coding sequence GTGGACCTAAGGGACAGGATAAGGGACAGCGTCCTCGGCCGGGCCGGCGGGGGCGAGAAGGGCAAGGCAGGAGGTGGTGCGGAGCCCGCGGGAGGGGAGAAGGAGAGGGCACGCGCCGCGAGCGAGCCCGCGCCGCGGGAGGCGCAACCGGGGGGACAGGAGCAGGGTCCCCTCTCAAGCTTGCCGGGGAAGAAGCGGGGCGGGGTGGACCTCTCCCCCTCGGAGATCGGGCGGTTCGCCCGCGAGCAGGAGGAGATCCTCCGGAAACTCGAGAAGGCGAAGGCGGAGAGGTCCGGGATCATGCGGGTGATCAAGCACCCGGTCGAGGTCCTCCTCGAAAAACCGCTCAACATCCTGATCGTCTCGCTCCCCGCCTCGCTCATCGTCTTCGTCGTCGGGACTGCCCTCGCGATAAAGCAGTACGGGATGGGCGTCCTCTTCTCGACGACGCTCGTCGACGATGTGGTGGTCCTCTCCATCCTCGTCGCGATCGTCCCCCTGGCGGTGATGGACATCCGCGAGAGCCGGAGGATAAAGAACCTCGAGGAGGCCCTGCCCAACTTCTTCCGCGACCTCGCGGGGATGAACGACAGCGGGATGACCCTCCCGAATGCCGTCCACCTCGTCGCGCAGGGGGAGTACAGCACGCTCACCCCGTTCATCCGCCGTCTCGACAACGAGATGTCGTGGAACGTCACCTTCATCGAGGCGATCCAGAGGTTCCGCGCCCGCCTCGGGACCCCTCTCGCGGACCGGAGCATCGACCTCATTGCGAAGGCGAGCATGGCGGGGGGCGACGTCTCCGAGATCCTCCGCGCTGCCGCGAGGGACACCTACGAAGTCCTCGCGCTGCGGACGGAGCGGCGGAACAACATGCTCATCTACGTCATCATCGTGCTCATCTCGTTCCTCGTCTTCGTCTTCGTGATATTCATCCTCGTGAGCACGTTCCTCTCGACGATGGCGACCGCGGGGAGCGCCGCGGCCTCGGCCGGCGCGGGTGCCGCCTCGTTCATCGGGGCGATCGACCTCTTCTTCTACAAGCGCCTCTTCTCCCACGCCGCGATGATACAGGGCATATTCTCGGGCCTCGTCGCGGGCCAGATGGGCGAGGGGAGGGTCACGGCGGGGCTGAAGTACTCAGCCACCATGCTCGTGATCGCGTGGGTGATCTTCAGGTTCATGATCGCGTGA
- a CDS encoding DNA topoisomerase IV subunit A, translating into MQSESLDRKALERLRAIAMQWYRQMEEGNIPSITLPTRTKQNIAYDEEAEVWTLGDRESTRSAHTERSALHLLKMSYVIGFLKTQLLENRSSTLRELYYISEGWKRAKFSAQEESNYLVEDLEILTDLQREAFHLRPEEDGATIFGPLRLKEMTRRGERVIHCRDDVGEAGYQIPCNVETVELLDHDADFVIAIETGGMYARLIENGFDEDYRAILVHLKGQPARSTRRMLHRLSTEFGLPVYVFTDGDPWSYRIYASVAYGAIKSAHMSELLATPGARFIGVQPSDIRDYDLPADALTEKDVAALKAELSDPRFASDYWQEQIALQLSLNLKSEQQAFAARGLDFVTREYLPRRLSEMGGLTRS; encoded by the coding sequence ATGCAGAGTGAGTCGCTCGACAGGAAGGCCCTCGAGAGGCTGAGGGCCATTGCCATGCAGTGGTACCGGCAGATGGAGGAGGGGAACATCCCGTCCATCACGCTCCCGACCCGCACGAAGCAGAACATCGCCTACGACGAGGAGGCCGAGGTGTGGACACTGGGCGACCGCGAGAGCACCCGGTCGGCGCACACGGAGAGGAGCGCGCTGCACCTCCTCAAGATGTCCTACGTGATAGGGTTTTTAAAAACCCAGCTCCTCGAGAACCGTTCCTCGACGCTGAGGGAACTGTACTACATCTCGGAAGGGTGGAAGAGGGCGAAGTTCTCCGCGCAGGAGGAGAGCAACTACCTCGTGGAAGACCTCGAGATCCTCACCGACCTCCAGCGGGAAGCGTTCCACCTGCGGCCCGAGGAGGACGGCGCGACCATATTCGGTCCACTCCGCCTTAAGGAGATGACGCGGAGGGGCGAGAGGGTGATCCACTGCAGGGACGACGTGGGCGAGGCAGGGTACCAGATCCCGTGCAACGTGGAGACCGTGGAGCTCCTCGACCACGACGCGGACTTCGTGATCGCCATCGAGACGGGCGGCATGTACGCCCGCCTCATCGAGAACGGGTTCGACGAGGATTACCGGGCCATCCTCGTCCACCTGAAGGGCCAGCCCGCGCGGTCGACCCGGAGAATGCTCCACCGGCTCTCGACCGAGTTCGGGCTGCCCGTGTACGTCTTCACCGACGGCGACCCATGGTCCTACCGGATCTACGCGAGCGTCGCCTACGGCGCGATAAAGAGCGCGCACATGTCCGAGCTCCTCGCGACGCCGGGGGCACGGTTCATCGGCGTGCAGCCGAGCGATATCAGGGACTACGACCTCCCCGCGGATGCCCTGACCGAGAAGGACGTTGCCGCCCTGAAGGCCGAGCTCTCGGACCCGAGATTTGCCTCGGACTACTGGCAGGAGCAGATCGCGCTCCAGCTTTCCCTCAACCTCAAGTCCGAGCAGCAGGCGTTTGCGGCCCGCGGCCTCGATTTCGTGACCCGCGAGTACCTCCCCCGGAGGCTCTCGGAGATGGGTGGCCTCACGCGATCATGA
- a CDS encoding DNA topoisomerase VI subunit B, with the protein MSLADELARQQRSISVAEFFEKNKHLLGFDSPTRGLITTVKEAVDNALDACEEAGVLPDIYVRVARTGQDTFRITVEDNGPGIVPEQVPYVFGKLLYGSRFHQLRQSRGQQGIGISAAVLYAQLTTGLPTLVISRTGPERPAFKFLVQIDIGSNEPAVLGREEVVWDRTHGTLVQIEFRSTVSAKKKLLEYLKYTSIVNPHARIRVDMEGETTLFERVSDEPVPCPRAILPHPHGIEIGQLSRMIAGSTQDCSEFLASCFSRVGKKTALEICRAAGIPPDTPAGSLSPAEQKALLTAMQGAKVPPPATGTCLSPIGEDLIVRSLEREFQMDFVRARTRPVSVYSGHPFLVEAAIGYGGKLPADGNATILRFANRVPLMFQQGACAITGCVAGITWKNYNVAQSVLPTGPLLVMVHVASTNVPFTSESKDAIAAIPEIEREITLVLQELGRELRAYLSRREKTRLAEDRARAVCAIIPDIAAKVAEIVELPVPDTTVIEGRLMRKVVVKRVARDGKVRIDARNHMNAPCTLSLYEISPDPAPDASPPPAFTTAVDGEYTRVWQVALPPREGWSAEYTGSGKGTVQVRGIPPENVTVVDLDAE; encoded by the coding sequence GTGAGCCTCGCGGATGAACTCGCGCGGCAGCAGAGGAGCATCAGCGTCGCCGAGTTCTTCGAGAAGAACAAGCACCTCCTCGGTTTCGACTCGCCCACCCGCGGGTTGATCACGACCGTCAAGGAGGCCGTGGACAACGCCCTCGACGCCTGCGAGGAGGCGGGGGTCCTGCCCGACATCTACGTCCGGGTGGCCCGCACCGGGCAGGACACGTTCAGGATCACGGTCGAGGACAACGGCCCGGGGATCGTCCCCGAGCAGGTCCCCTACGTCTTCGGCAAGCTCCTCTACGGCTCGCGGTTCCACCAGCTGCGGCAGAGCAGGGGGCAGCAGGGGATCGGCATCAGCGCCGCCGTCCTCTACGCGCAGCTCACGACAGGCCTTCCCACCCTCGTGATCTCCCGCACCGGCCCGGAGAGACCGGCGTTCAAGTTCCTCGTCCAGATCGACATCGGGTCCAACGAGCCCGCCGTCCTCGGGAGGGAGGAGGTCGTGTGGGACAGGACGCACGGGACGCTCGTCCAGATCGAGTTCCGGAGCACGGTCTCGGCCAAGAAGAAGCTCCTCGAGTACCTCAAGTACACTTCCATCGTCAACCCGCACGCCCGGATCCGCGTCGATATGGAGGGTGAGACCACCCTCTTTGAGCGCGTGAGCGACGAGCCTGTCCCGTGCCCGAGGGCGATCCTCCCCCACCCCCACGGGATAGAGATAGGCCAGCTCTCGCGGATGATCGCGGGGTCCACGCAGGACTGCAGCGAGTTCCTCGCGTCCTGCTTCTCGAGGGTCGGGAAGAAGACCGCGCTCGAGATCTGCAGGGCCGCGGGAATCCCGCCCGATACTCCCGCGGGCTCGCTCTCCCCAGCGGAACAGAAGGCGCTCCTCACCGCAATGCAGGGCGCGAAGGTCCCGCCGCCCGCGACGGGGACGTGCCTCTCGCCCATCGGGGAGGACCTCATCGTCCGGTCCCTCGAGAGGGAGTTCCAGATGGACTTCGTGAGGGCGAGGACCCGCCCGGTCTCGGTCTACTCGGGCCACCCCTTCCTCGTCGAGGCCGCGATCGGGTACGGCGGGAAGCTGCCCGCCGACGGGAACGCGACGATCCTCCGGTTCGCAAACCGCGTCCCCCTCATGTTCCAGCAAGGGGCGTGCGCGATCACGGGGTGCGTCGCGGGGATCACGTGGAAGAACTACAACGTGGCACAGTCCGTCCTCCCGACGGGTCCCCTCCTCGTGATGGTCCACGTCGCGTCCACGAACGTCCCCTTCACGAGCGAGAGCAAGGACGCGATCGCGGCGATCCCGGAGATAGAGAGGGAGATCACCCTCGTCCTGCAGGAGCTCGGGCGCGAGCTGAGGGCGTACCTCTCCCGAAGGGAGAAGACGAGGCTCGCGGAGGACCGGGCGAGGGCGGTCTGCGCGATCATCCCCGACATCGCGGCGAAGGTGGCCGAGATCGTGGAGCTGCCCGTCCCCGACACGACCGTGATCGAGGGGAGGCTCATGAGGAAGGTCGTCGTGAAGAGGGTGGCAAGGGACGGGAAGGTCAGGATAGACGCGAGGAACCACATGAATGCACCCTGCACGCTCTCGCTCTACGAGATCTCCCCCGACCCCGCGCCCGATGCATCCCCCCCGCCCGCCTTCACGACCGCGGTCGACGGCGAGTACACGCGGGTCTGGCAGGTCGCGCTTCCTCCCCGCGAGGGGTGGTCCGCGGAGTACACCGGCTCGGGGAAGGGAACGGTCCAGGTGAGGGGCATCCCGCCTGAGAACGTCACGGTGGTCGATCTCGATGCAGAGTGA
- the hisS gene encoding histidine--tRNA ligase, which produces MLQKPRGTRDFLPGEMEQRRSVEATMRRIAQSWGYREVCTPTFEELELFTLRSGEGIIEEMYVFEDKGGRKLALRPEVTASVLRAYVNVGKTLPKPLRWYYFSDCFRYERPQKGRYRQFWQFGVELIGADTPLAEAEVIMLARDLLSSTGISFSLHVGHLGFMQALLGGLPPEERKKVRVLLDKKNYEGLSAFLASRGEDALADRLVSLVQCRKLDDVLAVTGKIPGDERIRELFAVLDDAGVSYTLDPGIARGLDYYTGMVFEAFAENLGAENQVAGGGTYRLAHLFGGEDTPSCGFAIGFDRVMVARGEVPGPAAIRVGVAYTPEARRWAFRVAGEFRAAGIPTEMELSGKGISQQIASISRNADYALIIGRREEERGVVTLKDLRTGVQKELLLPEAIGEVSGGEPRG; this is translated from the coding sequence ATGCTCCAGAAACCGAGGGGTACCCGGGATTTCCTCCCGGGCGAGATGGAACAGCGGCGGAGCGTCGAGGCCACGATGCGGCGTATCGCGCAGTCGTGGGGTTACCGCGAGGTCTGCACGCCGACCTTCGAGGAACTGGAACTCTTCACGCTCCGCTCGGGCGAGGGCATCATCGAGGAGATGTACGTCTTCGAGGACAAGGGCGGCAGGAAGCTTGCCCTCCGGCCCGAGGTTACCGCGTCCGTCCTCCGCGCCTACGTGAACGTAGGCAAGACCCTCCCGAAACCCCTCCGGTGGTACTACTTCTCCGACTGCTTCCGGTACGAGAGGCCCCAGAAGGGGCGGTACCGGCAGTTCTGGCAGTTCGGCGTGGAGCTGATAGGCGCGGACACGCCGCTCGCCGAGGCCGAGGTCATCATGCTCGCGCGCGACCTCCTCTCCTCCACCGGGATTTCGTTCTCCCTCCACGTCGGGCACCTCGGGTTCATGCAGGCCCTCCTCGGCGGCCTCCCCCCCGAGGAAAGGAAGAAGGTGAGGGTACTCCTCGACAAGAAGAACTACGAGGGGCTCTCCGCGTTCCTCGCCTCGAGGGGGGAGGATGCACTCGCCGACCGGCTCGTCTCGCTCGTCCAGTGCAGGAAGCTCGACGACGTCCTCGCGGTGACCGGAAAGATCCCGGGGGACGAGAGGATAAGGGAGCTCTTCGCGGTCCTCGACGACGCCGGCGTGTCGTACACGCTCGACCCGGGGATCGCGCGGGGTCTCGACTACTACACGGGGATGGTCTTCGAAGCGTTCGCCGAGAACCTCGGGGCAGAGAACCAGGTCGCGGGGGGCGGGACGTACCGCCTCGCGCACCTCTTCGGCGGCGAGGACACGCCGTCGTGCGGTTTTGCGATCGGGTTTGACCGCGTGATGGTCGCCCGCGGGGAGGTCCCGGGACCGGCGGCAATCCGCGTCGGCGTCGCGTACACGCCCGAGGCGCGCCGTTGGGCGTTCCGCGTGGCAGGGGAGTTCCGCGCGGCGGGGATCCCCACCGAGATGGAGCTCTCCGGGAAGGGCATCAGCCAGCAGATCGCGTCCATCTCGCGGAACGCGGACTATGCCCTCATCATCGGCCGGCGGGAGGAGGAGAGGGGGGTCGTCACCCTCAAGGACCTCCGGACGGGAGTCCAGAAGGAGCTCCTTCTCCCGGAGGCCATCGGAGAGGTGAGCGGCGGTGAGCCTCGCGGATGA
- a CDS encoding ABC transporter permease gives MSYLVFVAAFGCGVAFFLWIRDARIFVRTGLPGYRNAAYRGVLHCALALLGFFLAYTSDPAHPTELIGLGIILAALYLQGRVERERVFSPSGSAWDRLTGKAPRGDRGRPGTG, from the coding sequence ATGAGCTACCTTGTCTTTGTGGCCGCCTTCGGGTGCGGCGTGGCTTTTTTCCTCTGGATCCGCGATGCCCGGATATTCGTGCGAACCGGCCTCCCCGGGTACAGGAACGCCGCGTACCGGGGCGTACTCCACTGCGCACTCGCGCTCCTCGGTTTCTTCCTCGCGTACACTTCCGACCCTGCCCACCCCACGGAGCTCATTGGGCTCGGGATCATCCTCGCAGCCCTCTACCTGCAGGGGAGGGTGGAGAGGGAGAGGGTCTTTTCCCCTTCCGGGAGCGCGTGGGACAGGCTCACGGGGAAGGCTCCCCGCGGTGACCGCGGGCGGCCGGGGACGGGGTGA